A genomic region of Arachis hypogaea cultivar Tifrunner chromosome 5, arahy.Tifrunner.gnm2.J5K5, whole genome shotgun sequence contains the following coding sequences:
- the LOC112802004 gene encoding auxin response factor 19, translating to MKTQPEPAAVVAVPNPEEKKSINPELWQACAGPLVNLPPAGTHVFYFPQGHSEQVAASLKKDVDGQIPNYPNLPSKLLCLLHSVTLHADPETDEVYAQMTLQPVPSYDKEALLRSDLALKSNKAQPEFFCKQLTASDTSTHGGFSVPRRAAEKIFPPLDYSMQPPAQELVARDLHDNVWTFRHIYRGQPKRHLLTTGWSLFVSGKRLFAGDSVLFIRDEKQQLLLGIRRANRQPANISSSVLSSDSMHIGILAAAAHAAANNSPFTVFYNPRASPSEFVIPLAKYYKAVYSHQISPGMRFRMMFETEDSGTRRYMGTITGISDLDPVRWKNSQWRNLQVGWDESTAGEKRSRVSLWEIEPVTAPFFICPPPFFRAKRPRQPGMPDDDPSDFDNLFKRTMPWLGDDMCMKDPQGLPGMSLVQWMNMQQNPSLANSMQPNYVPSLPGSVLQNLPGADISRQLGFSSSQIPQPNNVAFNTQRLLQTAQQLDHLQKLPSASVNLGTVMQPQQQLGDISQQSRQNLGSQTLPQSQVQAQILHPQNLVQTNNILQQQQSSIQNHQFNRSVPQNPPQQQQQQQTIMGQNQQQTMVPSTIPDHVQQLQMSDNQIQLQLLQKLQQQQQTLLVQQSALQQPSQLAQIQDQQRQLLDAAQSFSRLVPPGQVLEIPPLLQNSLPESNAITNQMTKAGRSNIHISHLPQQPKPQQQSGLLPEMSGQMALPPTPSPNQLSAAGSGILNGAAVAGQSVITDDVPSCSTSPSTNNSASAVPLLINSQLHRSSITADDMAQSTATLLSSGALETMSSGANMVKDLQPKSEVKPSLNISKNQNQGSLVHQTYLNGAAAQTDYLDTSSSTTSVCLSQSDAHMHQNNNPMSYNPQSMLFRDNSQDGEVQADTRSNVPYGNNVDNQMGMPLNPDSLLPKGTVGMGKDMSNNFSSGGMLGNYENNRDAQQELSSSMVSQTFGVPDMTFNSIDSTIDDSSFLNRGGWAPPPPPPPPPLPAPQFQRMRTYTKVYKRGAVGRSIDITRYSDYEELKHDLARRFGIEGQLEDRHRIGWKLVYVDHENDVLLVGDDPWEEFVNCVRCIKILSPQEVQQMSLDGDFGNASLPNQACSSSDGGNT from the exons ATGAAGACGCAGCCTGAACCTGCCGCCGTCGTCGCCGTACCTAACCCCGAAG AGAAGAAGAGCATCAACCCGGAGCTATGGCAAGCGTGTGCGGGGCCGTTGGTGAACCTTCCGCCGGCGGGAACACACGTCTTCTACTTCCCTCAAGGACACAGTGAGCAG GTCGCAGCGTCTTTGAAGAAAGATGTGGATGGACAGATTCCTAACTATCCTAATCTTCCATCCAAGTTGTTGTGTCTCCTTCACAGTGTTACTTTGCAT gcTGACCCAGAAACCGATGAAGTTTATGCTCAGATGACACTTCAACCTGTGCCTTCT TATGATAAGGAAGCTTTATTAAGATCAGATCTTGCTCTCAAGTCAAACAAGGCACAGCCTGAGTTTTTCTGCAAACAGCTGACAGCTAGTGATACAAGCACACATGGAGGTTTCTCTGTGCCTCGCCGAGCAGCAGAGAAAATATTCCCTCCTCTT GATTATTCTATGCAACCTCCTGCACAAGAACTTGTGGCTAGGGATTTGCATGATAATGTTTGGACTTTCCGTCATATATATCGAG GGCAACCAAAGCGCCACTTGCTTACAACTGGATGGAGTCTATTTGTCAGTGGAAAGAGGCTCTTTGCTGGAGACTCTGTTTTATTTATACG AGATGAAAAGCAGCAGCTTCTTTTGGGCATCAGGCGAGCTAACAGGCAACCAGCCAACATATCATCCTCGGTATTGTCAAGTGATAGTATGCATATTGGGATTCTTGCGGCAGCTGCTCATGCTGCTGCAAATAATAGTCCTTTTACCGTCTTTTACAATCCTAG GGCTAGTCCTTCAGAGTTTGTTATTCCTTTAGCCAAGTACTACAAGGCAGTGTACAGCCATCAAATATCACCTGGAATGCGTTTCCGAATGATGTTTGAAACCGAAGACTCAGGAACTAGAAG GTATATGGGTACAATTACAGGAATCAGTGATCTAGATCCTGTGAGATGGAAAAATTCACAATGGCGTAATTTGCAG GTTGGTTGGGATGAGTCAACTGCTGGGGAAAAGCGTAGCAGGGTTTCACTTTGGGAAATTGAACCAGTGACTGCTCCTTTTTTCATCTGCCCTCCCCCGTTCTTCAGGGCCAAGAGACCAAGACAACCAGGAATGCCTG ATGATGATCCATCTGATTTCGATAATCTTTTCAAGCGGACAATGCCTTGGCTTGGTGATGATATGTGCATGAAGGATCCTCAAGGCCTACCTGGCATGAGCTTAGTTCAATGGATGAACATGCAGCAAAATCCTAGTCTTGCTAACTCAATGCAGCCTAATTATGTACCATCATTGCCTGGATCTGTTTTGCAAAATCTTCCTGGTGCAGATATTTCCCGTCAGCTGGGGTTTTCTTCTTCACAAATTCCTCAGCCTAACAATGTAGCCTTCAACACTCAGAGGCTACTTCAGACTGCACAACAACTTGATCATCTTCAGAAGCTACCGTCAGCATCTGTCAACTTGGGAACAGTGATGCAGCCGCAGCAACAGTTGGGTGATATCTCTCAACAATCTAGGCAGAACTTAGGAAGTCAAACTCTTCCACAGAGTCAAGTTCAGGCCCAGATCTTGCATCCCCAGAATCTTGTCCAAACAAACAATATTCTTCAACAGCAACAATCATCCATTCAAAACCACCAATTCAATCGAAGTGTCCCTCAGAACCCTCCACAGCAGCAGCAACAGCAACAGACAATTATGGGTCAGAATCAGCAACAAACTATGGTCCCATCTACTATACCTGACCATGTTCAACAGTTACAGATGTCTGATAATCAGATTCAGCTTCAATTGTTACAAAAGCTTCAACAGCAACAGCAAACACTCTTAGTACAACAATCTGCGCTGCAGCAGCCTTCTCAACTTGCTCAAATCCAAGATCAGCAGAGGCAACTGTTAGATGCAGCACAGAGCTTCTCTAGGTTAGTCCCTCCTGGTCAAGTGCTTGAAATTCCTCCGTTACTTCAAAATTCACTCCCAGAGAGTAATGCGATCACAAATCAAATGACAAAGGCTGGTCGGAGCAATATACATATCTCTCATTTGCCTCAGCAGCCAAAGCCTCAGCAACAATCTGGCTTGCTGCCTGAGATGTCTGGTCAAATGGCACTTCCCCCTACCCCTTCACCAAACCAGCTCTCTGCTGCTGGCAGTGGCATACTGAATGGAGCAGCTGTAGCTGGACAATCTGTAATTACTGATGATGTTCCATCTTGCTCCACCTCACCTTCTACAAATAACTCTGCCAGTGCAGTTCCATTATTGATAAATTCCCAGTTACATAGAAGCTCAATAACTGCTGATGACATGGCTCAATCTACTGCAACATTATTGAGTTCAGGTGCTTTAGAAACCATGTCATCAGGTGCAAACATGGTAAAAGATTTACAGCCCAAGTCTGAAGTCAAGCCTTCTTTAAACATCTCCAAAAATCAGAATCAAGGGAGTTTGGTTCATCAGACATACTTGAATGGTGCTGCTGCTCAAACAGATTATTTGGATACATCATCTTCGACAACTTCAGTTTGCCTATCTCAGAGTGATGCTCACATGCATCAGAATAACAACCCGATGTCTTACAATCCACAGTCTATGTTGTTTAGAGACAACAGTCAGGATGGGGAAGTTCAGGCAGATACTAGGAGTAATGTTCCATATGGCAATAATGTTGATAACCAAATGGGAATGCCATTGAATCCAGATTCTCTTTTACCCAAAGGCACAGTGGGGATGGGGAAGGATATGTCGAATAATTTCTCGTCAGGAGGTATGCTTGGGAACTACGAAAATAACAGAGATGCTCAGCAGGAACTTTCATCTTCAATGGTCTCACAAACATTTGGAGTCCCTGATATGACCTTTAATTCTATTGATTCAACAATAGATGATAGTAGCTTCTTGAATAGGGGTGGATGggctccaccaccaccaccaccaccaccgccattGCCAGCACCACAGTTTCAGCGTATGAGGACATATACCAAG GTTTATAAACGAGGAGCTGTCGGAAGGTCCATAGACATCACTCGGTATTCAGATTATGAGGAGCTTAAACATGATCTAGCTCGCAGATTTGGCATAGAGGGCCAGCTGGAGGATCGACACAGGATAGGCTGGAAACTTGTCTATGTAGATCATGAAAATGATGTTCTACTAGTGGGAGACGACCCTTGGGA GGAGTTTGTTAATTGTGTACGCTGTATCAAGATTCTTTCTCCCCAAGAAGTACAACAGATGAGCTTGGATGGAGATTTTGGCAATGCTAGCCTTCCAAATCAAGCTTGTAGCAGCTCTGATGGTGGGAATACTTGA
- the LOC112802005 gene encoding uncharacterized protein, with translation MQERRRRSILAPSYSAAAAAAVDWGQGRRRRTLFPSPLGFAAAAIDRAAAGRTRIGRGGRHRTRRHQLQPSPKLGQIHWPKLSSINLEVRDIMRGGADFESPSCCTVQSVTAQDIVDIIKAQLQRPFC, from the exons ATGCAGGAGAGAAGGAGGAGGTCCATTCTCGCACCGTCCTACTCTGCTGCTGCCGCCGCTGCTGTTGATTGGGGTCAAGGCCGTCGCCGTCGCACCCTGTTCCCATCGCCATTAGGGTTTGCTGCTGCTGCCATTGATAGAGCTGCCGCTGGGAGGACCCGAATAGGGAGAGGAGGTCGCCATCGCACACGCCGCCACCAGTTACAGCCGTCGCCGAAACTAGGACAGATTCACTG gcCCAAGCTCTCCTCAATCAATTTAGAAGTCAGAGACATAATGCGGGGAGGGGCTGATTTTGAATCCCCAAGCTGTTGTACCGTCCAAAG TGTTACAGCTCAAGATATTGTTGACATTATCAAGGCACAGCTTCAAAG GCCCTTTTGTTGA